A part of Streptomyces sp. NBC_01210 genomic DNA contains:
- the istB gene encoding IS21-like element helper ATPase IstB, translated as MSTTAAPTRQHVPPPRRDVGPEEAVDTAIDEACRSLHLPTIRSRVGEMADEAMRQRSSYKDFLADLLEAECAEREERRKQRLVRDANFPRPKRLEDFDFTENPNVTPELVGTLADPAWVKAGQPLCLIGDSGTGKSHLLIGIGTAMAEAGLKVRYTTTVNLVNELAEAADEKKLARTIARYGRVDLLCLDEFGYLDLDKAGAKLLFQIFTEREERRAIAIASNAPFSEWKQTFTDPRLCTAIVDRVTFNAHIVETGTDSYRFAQSQKKRRR; from the coding sequence ATGAGCACGACCGCTGCACCGACCCGCCAGCACGTCCCGCCGCCCCGTCGGGATGTCGGACCGGAGGAGGCCGTGGACACGGCCATCGACGAGGCATGCCGCAGCCTGCACCTACCCACCATCCGCAGCCGGGTCGGGGAGATGGCCGATGAGGCGATGCGCCAGCGGTCCAGCTATAAGGACTTCCTCGCCGACCTGCTGGAAGCCGAGTGCGCCGAACGCGAGGAACGGCGCAAACAGCGGCTGGTCAGAGACGCCAATTTCCCCCGGCCCAAGCGGCTGGAGGACTTCGACTTCACCGAGAACCCGAACGTCACGCCGGAGCTTGTCGGCACCCTGGCGGACCCGGCCTGGGTCAAGGCCGGGCAGCCGCTCTGTCTGATCGGCGACTCCGGCACCGGCAAGTCCCACCTGCTCATCGGGATCGGCACCGCCATGGCCGAGGCTGGGCTCAAGGTCCGCTACACGACCACGGTCAACCTGGTCAACGAGCTCGCGGAAGCCGCCGACGAGAAGAAGCTGGCCCGCACCATCGCGCGCTACGGCCGCGTTGACCTGCTCTGTCTGGACGAGTTCGGCTATCTCGATCTGGACAAGGCCGGAGCCAAACTGCTGTTCCAGATCTTCACCGAGCGCGAAGAACGGAGGGCTATCGCCATCGCGTCGAACGCTCCGTTCTCCGAGTGGAAGCAGACCTTCACTGACCCCCGGCTCTGCACGGCAATCGTCGACCGCGTCACCTTCAACGCGCACATCGTCGAGACCGGCACCGACTCCTACCGCTTCGCCCAGAGTCAGAAGAAACGGCGCCGCTGA
- a CDS encoding lasso peptide isopeptide bond-forming cyclase, with protein MTELHESAGTGPGDAHFTVFTDREDAAAVARSFARPGTRILQHASGRPWLVGQWHDEEIVTARAGHTVLAVIGCCRIDAVELERHAGRLRDLAELDALARSLPGSFHLVAALGGRLRVQGTASGLRLVFHAPVDGTQVAASRADVLAAALGADPDEEQLAVRLLWPVPHPLAEAPMWRGVTSVSPQYALIVSPDGRSVRHSRWWAPPEPVRTLADGAPLVREALAAAVGARTRQGGVVSCDLSGGLDSTSICFLADRSPARVVASTWPGRDPADTDLYWAEQAARSLPDIDHVVWDADASPLVYTGLLGIDDLLDEPTIGVMDRSRVLHHLPGLAERGSRLHLTGIGGDHVAWCSEAYYHRLLRTRPLFALRQLRGFRALWQWPLGGTARALADSRPYGKWLADSSGRLRDPLPATVSTSLGWGMPPRLFDWVTPDAERMAQRALREAALTAVPLHPDRGLHTDLEQILSCTRIIRQWDGMAARAGVPMASPFLDDRVIQACLAVRPSERVTPWQYKPLLTAAMSGIVPDACLRRTNKAAASMDASNGLREHRADLLALWEDSRLEQLGLVDGAALRRLAQRPATPELRDAILYSTIAAEVWLRGLNRTTGPKAPASS; from the coding sequence ATGACTGAACTGCACGAGAGTGCGGGGACGGGCCCCGGCGACGCGCACTTCACGGTCTTCACCGACCGGGAGGACGCGGCCGCCGTGGCCCGCTCCTTCGCCCGCCCCGGAACGCGAATCCTGCAGCACGCTTCGGGCCGGCCCTGGCTGGTGGGGCAGTGGCACGATGAGGAGATCGTCACCGCGCGCGCCGGCCACACGGTCCTCGCCGTCATCGGCTGCTGTCGGATCGACGCCGTAGAGCTTGAGCGCCACGCCGGGAGGCTGCGGGATCTTGCCGAACTCGACGCACTGGCCCGCTCCCTTCCAGGGAGCTTCCATCTCGTCGCCGCGCTCGGCGGGCGGCTCAGGGTGCAGGGCACCGCCTCCGGGCTCCGGCTGGTCTTCCATGCCCCCGTTGACGGAACACAGGTGGCTGCCAGCCGCGCCGACGTACTCGCCGCGGCGCTCGGTGCCGACCCGGACGAGGAGCAACTGGCCGTCCGGCTGCTGTGGCCGGTTCCCCATCCACTCGCCGAGGCACCCATGTGGCGAGGCGTCACTTCCGTGTCTCCCCAGTACGCGCTGATCGTTTCGCCGGATGGCCGGAGCGTGCGCCACTCGCGCTGGTGGGCACCGCCGGAACCGGTACGTACTCTCGCCGATGGCGCCCCTCTTGTCCGCGAAGCCCTGGCCGCGGCGGTCGGCGCCCGTACCCGGCAGGGTGGCGTGGTCAGCTGCGACCTGTCAGGCGGCCTGGATTCCACCTCCATCTGTTTCCTGGCGGACCGCTCACCGGCCCGGGTAGTGGCCAGCACCTGGCCTGGTCGTGACCCCGCCGACACCGATCTGTACTGGGCAGAACAGGCCGCCCGCTCGTTGCCGGACATTGACCATGTGGTCTGGGACGCCGACGCTTCACCGCTGGTCTACACGGGCCTGCTCGGCATCGATGACCTGCTGGACGAACCGACCATCGGCGTCATGGACCGCTCGCGGGTCCTGCACCACCTGCCCGGCCTGGCGGAGCGGGGCAGCCGGTTGCACCTGACCGGCATCGGCGGCGACCACGTGGCCTGGTGTTCCGAGGCGTACTACCACCGACTGCTCCGCACCCGCCCGCTGTTCGCGCTGCGCCAGCTGCGCGGCTTCAGGGCCCTGTGGCAGTGGCCACTTGGCGGCACGGCACGCGCGCTGGCCGACTCGCGGCCGTACGGGAAGTGGCTGGCCGACTCCAGCGGCCGCCTGCGAGACCCACTACCCGCCACCGTCAGCACCAGCCTCGGCTGGGGCATGCCCCCTCGCCTCTTCGACTGGGTCACCCCCGACGCCGAACGGATGGCCCAACGGGCGCTGCGCGAGGCCGCCCTGACCGCCGTACCGCTGCACCCGGACCGCGGCCTGCACACCGACCTCGAACAGATCCTTTCCTGCACCCGCATCATCCGTCAGTGGGACGGGATGGCGGCCCGGGCAGGCGTACCGATGGCCTCGCCGTTCCTCGACGACCGCGTCATCCAGGCATGCCTCGCCGTGCGCCCGAGCGAGCGCGTCACGCCCTGGCAGTACAAACCCCTCCTGACCGCCGCCATGAGCGGGATCGTGCCCGATGCGTGCCTGCGGCGCACCAACAAGGCCGCCGCTTCCATGGACGCATCCAACGGACTGCGCGAACACCGCGCCGATCTGCTGGCGCTCTGGGAGGACTCCCGGCTGGAACAGCTCGGACTGGTCGACGGCGCAGCCCTGCGCCGGCTCGCCCAGCGGCCGGCCACACCCGAACTGCGCGACGCGATCCTCTACTCGACCATCGCCGCCGAGGTGTGGCTGCGCGGCCTGAACCGAACCACCGGGCCCAAGGCTCCCGCCTCCTCATGA
- the melC1 gene encoding apotyrosinase chaperone MelC1, which yields MQGLTRRDVVRGSMVVLAGAVLADPAAVATANAARSGTPHGPRTDASHSLAASAALVPEPFNEIYLGRHIEGWPDDEDRGTHASHGSHGGTRPPEDGQASIGFVVRVDDDDLHIMQNADGTWISVINHYETHHTPRDAARAAVRELHGATLVPVTV from the coding sequence GTGCAAGGTCTCACCCGCCGTGACGTTGTTCGAGGGTCGATGGTGGTGCTTGCCGGAGCCGTGCTCGCCGACCCGGCCGCCGTCGCTACAGCGAACGCAGCACGCTCCGGGACACCCCATGGACCGCGGACCGATGCCAGCCATTCACTCGCAGCGAGCGCTGCACTGGTGCCGGAGCCTTTCAACGAGATCTATCTGGGCCGGCATATAGAGGGCTGGCCGGACGACGAGGATCGCGGTACCCACGCCTCCCATGGCTCCCACGGGGGCACGCGGCCTCCCGAGGACGGTCAGGCATCGATCGGGTTCGTCGTCCGCGTGGACGACGACGATCTGCACATCATGCAGAACGCCGACGGCACCTGGATCAGCGTCATCAACCACTACGAGACGCACCACACGCCGCGTGATGCCGCCCGCGCCGCAGTGAGGGAATTACATGGCGCCACGCTGGTGCCGGTGACCGTCTGA
- a CDS encoding NPCBM/NEW2 domain-containing protein, translating into MRHLPTRSTRHRVVGALAAALLGAAGLGTPALAAGAPAAPAAPPAAAPAAAPQLDEGLALTPPMGFNNWNSTHCRAEFNEAMVKGIAGIFVERGLKAAGYQYVNLDDCWVLPQRDTNGKLVPDPVRFPNGIKAVADYVHSKGLKFGIYTSAGTKTCNTAGFPGGLGHEYSDAQQFADWGVDYLKYDNCNNQGVDAELRYNTMRDAVKAAAETTGRPIVYNICEWGQNKPWEWATGVGQLWRTTGDISDNWGSMLSIMKKNLPLAQYAGPGHWNDPDMLEVGNGGMTGTEYRSHFSMWSIMASPLLIGSDLRKAPAAAFEILGNREVIAVDQDPLGKQGTVISSEGGRWVVAKEMADGSRTVALFNENSSPQRIATTAEAAGLPDAAGYRLRDLWQHTDANTAGTISATVPAHGTVLVRVSTDRKWALLPPALEVNADEGLMAEAGETAELTSTVTDLGRTPALAVSVSLTGPEGWRIKATSRSATPALAGGSRLTTGWEVVVPRTTPTGSYGLTLTTKYHSLTGQRLTTSAPASVHVVVAPPAGRTYLSDLGALSAENGWGPMEKDTSNGESKAGDGKPITIGGQVFAKGLGVHAASAVAYYAGRRCTTVTAQVGLDDEKGAKGTVAFEIWADGKKAASTDVLTNAMPAQPISADVSGAKVVRLVVTDGGDGVDSDHADWADLRIGC; encoded by the coding sequence ATGCGTCACCTTCCCACCCGCAGTACCCGCCACAGAGTCGTCGGAGCGCTGGCCGCCGCGCTGCTCGGCGCGGCGGGGCTGGGCACACCGGCTCTCGCCGCCGGTGCCCCGGCCGCCCCGGCCGCTCCCCCGGCCGCGGCCCCGGCCGCGGCCCCACAGCTCGACGAAGGGCTCGCCCTGACCCCTCCGATGGGGTTCAACAACTGGAACTCGACCCACTGCAGGGCGGAGTTCAACGAGGCGATGGTCAAGGGAATCGCCGGTATCTTCGTCGAGAGGGGCCTCAAGGCCGCCGGCTATCAGTACGTCAATCTCGACGACTGCTGGGTGCTGCCGCAGCGCGACACGAACGGCAAGCTGGTGCCCGACCCGGTGCGCTTCCCCAACGGGATCAAGGCCGTGGCCGACTATGTCCACTCCAAGGGGCTGAAGTTCGGCATCTACACCAGCGCCGGGACCAAGACCTGCAACACCGCGGGCTTTCCCGGCGGACTCGGCCACGAGTACAGCGACGCGCAGCAGTTCGCCGACTGGGGCGTCGACTACCTCAAGTACGACAACTGCAACAACCAGGGTGTGGACGCCGAACTCCGCTACAACACGATGCGGGACGCGGTGAAGGCCGCCGCTGAGACAACGGGACGTCCCATCGTCTACAACATCTGCGAGTGGGGACAGAACAAGCCCTGGGAGTGGGCCACCGGAGTAGGTCAACTGTGGCGCACCACCGGCGACATCAGCGACAACTGGGGCTCCATGCTGTCGATCATGAAGAAGAACCTGCCGCTGGCTCAGTACGCGGGACCCGGTCACTGGAACGACCCCGACATGCTGGAGGTCGGCAACGGCGGGATGACGGGCACCGAGTACCGCTCCCACTTCTCCATGTGGTCGATCATGGCGTCGCCGCTGCTCATCGGCTCCGATCTGCGCAAGGCGCCCGCAGCGGCCTTCGAGATCCTCGGCAACCGCGAGGTCATCGCGGTCGACCAGGACCCGCTCGGCAAGCAGGGCACCGTGATCAGCTCCGAAGGCGGCCGCTGGGTGGTGGCCAAGGAGATGGCGGACGGCAGCCGCACGGTCGCGCTCTTCAACGAGAACAGCAGCCCGCAGCGGATCGCCACCACGGCCGAGGCCGCCGGCCTGCCCGACGCCGCCGGCTACCGGCTGCGCGATCTGTGGCAGCACACCGACGCCAACACCGCGGGCACGATCTCGGCGACGGTGCCCGCGCACGGCACGGTGCTGGTGCGCGTCTCGACGGACCGGAAGTGGGCGCTGCTGCCGCCCGCCCTCGAAGTGAACGCCGACGAGGGCCTGATGGCCGAGGCCGGCGAGACCGCGGAGCTCACCTCGACCGTCACCGATCTGGGCCGTACGCCCGCGCTCGCCGTCTCCGTATCCCTGACCGGACCCGAAGGCTGGCGGATCAAGGCCACCTCCAGGTCCGCCACTCCGGCGCTCGCCGGCGGCAGCAGACTCACGACCGGCTGGGAGGTCGTCGTGCCGCGGACCACCCCGACCGGCTCGTACGGACTGACACTGACGACCAAGTACCACTCGCTGACCGGACAGCGGCTCACCACCTCGGCACCGGCGAGCGTGCATGTGGTCGTGGCGCCGCCCGCGGGCCGGACGTATCTCAGTGATCTCGGCGCACTGAGCGCGGAGAACGGCTGGGGTCCCATGGAGAAGGACACCAGCAACGGCGAGAGCAAGGCCGGCGACGGCAAGCCGATCACCATCGGCGGCCAGGTCTTCGCCAAGGGCCTCGGTGTGCACGCCGCGAGCGCCGTGGCGTACTACGCGGGCCGTAGGTGCACCACCGTCACCGCGCAGGTCGGCCTGGACGACGAGAAGGGGGCGAAGGGCACGGTCGCCTTCGAGATCTGGGCGGACGGGAAGAAGGCCGCCTCGACGGACGTACTGACCAACGCCATGCCCGCACAGCCGATTTCGGCGGATGTCAGTGGTGCGAAGGTCGTACGTCTGGTGGTCACCGACGGCGGTGACGGGGTCGACTCCGACCACGCCGACTGGGCCGACCTCAGGATCGGCTGCTGA
- a CDS encoding keywimysin-related RiPP, which translates to MKKAYEAPTLVRLGTFRKKTGLLQSSGNDRLILSKN; encoded by the coding sequence ATGAAGAAGGCTTACGAGGCGCCGACGCTGGTCCGGCTCGGGACGTTCCGGAAGAAGACCGGGCTCCTGCAGAGCTCCGGCAACGACCGTCTCATCCTGAGCAAGAACTGA
- the istA gene encoding IS21 family transposase: MSRAELFAAIRRDRRLDPELSQRALGEKYGVHRRTVRQALNSAVPPPRKKPVPRATVLDPAKGWIDAMLREDLTAPRKQKHTARRIHQRLAQEYGFDQASYSTVCDYLLVRRPQIEAEAREGHRHLDGMVPQVHLPGEEAEVDFADVWVRLAGEVVRCHLFTLRMSYSGKAVHRVYASQAQESFMEGHVEAFNVLGGVPARHIRYDNLKPAVNRICTGRSRVESERWLNFRAHYGFDAFYCIPGQEGAHEKGGVEHEGGRFRRTHLVPVPEVASLGELNEKIAAIDAAEDARILSGRLTTIGFNFAAETDQLVPLPFEEFECGITLTPKVDRSSRITVRQCHYSVPARFIGQNVRVLLRGNELLVFERRTIVARHPRLTRRGEFRDELDHYLEILLAKPGAMAGSTALATARQNGSFTEVHEAFWAAARTAHGDAAGTRALIEILLLHRRMPAEAVQLGMAAAIRAGAVTADVVAVEARKAAAQAPDPAEEVDDGDDPPPWAEPSGVVSLTARRAQLPEDKRPLPTVSHYDQLLTRQPKGTA, encoded by the coding sequence TTGTCGCGGGCTGAGTTGTTCGCCGCGATCCGGAGGGACAGACGTCTCGATCCGGAGCTGTCGCAGCGGGCTCTCGGGGAGAAGTACGGAGTGCACCGGCGGACGGTGCGGCAGGCTTTGAATTCGGCGGTTCCGCCGCCCAGGAAGAAACCGGTGCCGCGGGCGACGGTCCTGGACCCGGCCAAGGGCTGGATCGACGCGATGCTGCGGGAGGACCTCACTGCACCGCGCAAGCAGAAGCACACCGCCCGGCGGATCCATCAGCGGCTCGCGCAGGAATACGGCTTCGACCAGGCGTCGTACTCGACGGTCTGCGACTACCTCCTGGTCCGGCGGCCGCAGATCGAGGCCGAGGCCCGGGAGGGGCACCGGCATTTGGACGGGATGGTCCCTCAGGTGCATCTTCCCGGCGAGGAGGCGGAAGTTGACTTCGCTGACGTGTGGGTCCGGCTGGCGGGCGAGGTGGTCAGGTGCCACCTGTTCACGCTGCGGATGTCGTACTCGGGCAAGGCCGTCCACCGGGTCTATGCCTCGCAGGCCCAGGAGTCCTTCATGGAGGGGCATGTCGAGGCGTTCAACGTGCTGGGCGGGGTGCCGGCCCGGCACATCCGTTACGACAATCTGAAGCCGGCGGTCAACCGGATCTGCACCGGCCGCAGCCGGGTGGAGTCGGAGCGGTGGCTCAACTTCCGCGCCCACTACGGCTTCGACGCCTTCTACTGCATCCCCGGCCAGGAAGGCGCCCACGAGAAGGGCGGAGTCGAACACGAGGGCGGACGCTTCCGCCGCACGCACCTCGTCCCGGTCCCCGAGGTTGCCTCGCTGGGCGAACTGAACGAGAAGATCGCCGCGATCGACGCAGCTGAGGACGCACGGATCCTGTCGGGCAGGCTGACCACCATCGGCTTCAACTTCGCTGCTGAGACGGACCAGTTGGTGCCGCTGCCGTTCGAGGAATTCGAGTGCGGCATCACGCTGACCCCGAAGGTCGACCGCAGCAGCCGGATTACGGTCCGCCAGTGCCACTACTCGGTGCCTGCCCGGTTCATCGGGCAGAACGTGCGCGTGCTGCTGCGGGGCAATGAACTGCTGGTGTTCGAGCGGCGGACGATCGTGGCCCGTCACCCGCGGCTGACCCGGCGGGGCGAGTTCCGCGACGAACTCGATCACTACCTGGAGATCCTGCTGGCCAAGCCGGGCGCCATGGCCGGCTCCACCGCGCTGGCAACTGCCCGGCAGAACGGCTCGTTCACCGAGGTCCACGAGGCGTTCTGGGCCGCGGCCCGCACCGCGCATGGAGACGCGGCCGGGACCAGGGCCCTGATCGAGATTCTGCTGCTGCACCGGCGGATGCCAGCTGAGGCGGTCCAGCTGGGCATGGCAGCCGCGATCCGGGCGGGCGCCGTCACCGCGGACGTGGTGGCCGTCGAGGCCCGCAAGGCAGCCGCGCAGGCACCTGATCCGGCTGAGGAGGTGGACGACGGGGACGATCCGCCGCCGTGGGCCGAGCCCAGCGGGGTGGTGTCACTGACAGCCCGCAGGGCCCAGCTTCCCGAGGACAAGCGCCCGTTGCCGACCGTGAGCCACTACGACCAGCTCCTGACCCGCCAACCGAAAGGCACTGCATGA
- a CDS encoding STAS domain-containing protein, with amino-acid sequence MDSKLEKRSGRPLHVSSTTADGLTTVPVAGEVDHTTSAQLEGELALAVTSGAQCIEVDFRRVSFCDCSGLNALLSARAHAQEAGVCFGVSGPVAPVVARLLQMAEVEPLLLTRRAA; translated from the coding sequence ATGGACAGCAAGCTGGAGAAGAGATCCGGCCGGCCGTTGCACGTGTCCAGCACGACGGCTGACGGCCTGACGACGGTGCCGGTGGCGGGCGAGGTGGATCACACGACCTCGGCCCAGCTGGAGGGCGAACTGGCGCTCGCTGTGACCAGCGGTGCTCAATGCATCGAGGTGGACTTTCGCCGGGTGTCCTTCTGCGACTGCTCTGGACTGAACGCCCTGCTCAGCGCCCGCGCGCATGCCCAGGAAGCAGGTGTCTGCTTCGGCGTGAGCGGACCGGTCGCGCCCGTGGTCGCGAGGCTGCTTCAGATGGCGGAGGTAGAGCCGCTGCTGTTGACGCGGCGAGCTGCCTGA
- a CDS encoding LacI family DNA-binding transcriptional regulator produces the protein MKDVAARAGVGLKTVSRVVNGEPGVTPDTERRVHEAIESLGFRRNDSARVLRKGRTASIGLVLEDLADPFYGPLNRAVEEVARAHGALLINGSSAEDPEREQELVLALCARRVDGLIVIPAGHDHRYLEPEIKAGVATVFVDRPAGRIDADVVLSDSFGGARKGVAHLIAHGHRRIGFIGDQPRIHTAAERVRGYRAAMEDAGLAVDDSWVSLGSTAAEPVRAAVEAMLAGPEPVTALFAGNNRVTVTAVRVLAERDRPVALVGFDDIELADLLGITVIAQDAATLGRTAAERLFRRLDGVDDEPAQVALETVLIPRGSGELPPPADG, from the coding sequence ATGAAAGATGTCGCCGCGCGGGCCGGCGTCGGCCTGAAAACCGTCTCCCGGGTGGTCAACGGCGAACCCGGCGTCACGCCCGACACCGAACGCCGGGTGCACGAGGCCATCGAGTCCCTCGGCTTCCGCCGCAACGACAGCGCACGGGTGCTGCGCAAGGGCCGCACCGCCTCGATCGGGCTGGTGCTCGAAGATCTCGCCGACCCCTTCTACGGGCCGCTGAACCGCGCGGTCGAAGAGGTCGCCCGCGCCCACGGCGCCCTGCTCATCAACGGTTCGAGCGCCGAGGACCCGGAGCGCGAGCAGGAGTTGGTGCTCGCGCTCTGCGCCCGCCGGGTGGACGGGCTGATCGTGATCCCGGCCGGCCACGACCACCGCTATCTGGAGCCGGAGATAAAGGCGGGCGTCGCCACGGTGTTCGTGGACCGCCCGGCCGGTCGGATCGACGCGGACGTGGTGCTCTCCGACAGCTTCGGCGGCGCCCGCAAGGGCGTGGCGCATCTGATCGCGCACGGCCACCGCCGTATCGGATTCATCGGCGACCAGCCGCGTATCCACACCGCTGCCGAGCGCGTGCGTGGCTACCGCGCCGCCATGGAGGACGCCGGGCTCGCGGTGGACGACAGCTGGGTGTCGCTGGGCTCCACCGCTGCGGAACCGGTGCGGGCGGCGGTCGAGGCGATGCTGGCGGGCCCCGAGCCGGTCACAGCGCTGTTCGCGGGCAACAACCGGGTGACGGTGACGGCCGTACGGGTCCTGGCGGAGCGCGACCGGCCGGTCGCGCTGGTCGGGTTCGACGACATCGAACTCGCCGACCTGCTGGGCATCACGGTCATCGCCCAGGACGCCGCGACTCTCGGGCGTACCGCCGCCGAGCGGCTGTTCCGCCGTCTCGACGGCGTGGACGACGAGCCCGCGCAGGTGGCGCTGGAGACGGTGCTGATCCCGCGCGGCTCGGGCGAGCTCCCGCCGCCGGCAGACGGGTAG
- a CDS encoding lasso peptide biosynthesis PqqD family chaperone, with product MALKFGANVSTAETDYGTVLLDERAGDYWELNPTGTLVVNTLMAGGDEAAAVAALVDEFDIDLVQAKQDVDALVQQLRTSGLAE from the coding sequence ATGGCATTGAAGTTCGGCGCCAATGTCTCCACTGCCGAGACGGACTACGGCACGGTCCTCCTGGACGAACGCGCCGGGGACTACTGGGAGCTGAATCCCACCGGCACCCTGGTGGTCAACACGCTGATGGCGGGCGGTGACGAAGCCGCCGCGGTCGCCGCGCTCGTCGACGAGTTCGACATCGACCTCGTCCAGGCGAAGCAGGACGTCGACGCCCTCGTACAGCAACTGCGGACCTCGGGGCTGGCCGAATGA
- a CDS encoding lasso peptide biosynthesis B2 protein, whose translation MTTPSALQRPTGVPFTGRLAARLVLIPALALSLLPPRRIRAVLHLACRGATPATAAQAKNARDAMCAVSLRCAGPKGCLPRSLGAALLCRLGGSWPTWCTGVRVVPPFTAHAWIEADGRPVDEGVPDDYFTRLITVAPGSRSGR comes from the coding sequence ATGACGACCCCCAGCGCCCTGCAGCGGCCCACCGGCGTGCCCTTCACCGGGCGCCTGGCCGCCCGTCTCGTCCTGATCCCCGCCCTCGCGCTCTCACTCCTGCCGCCCCGCCGGATCCGCGCCGTGCTCCACCTCGCATGTCGCGGAGCCACGCCGGCCACCGCCGCACAGGCAAAGAACGCACGGGACGCGATGTGCGCGGTGAGCCTGCGCTGCGCCGGGCCGAAAGGCTGCCTGCCCCGGTCTCTGGGAGCCGCGCTGCTGTGCCGCCTGGGAGGGAGCTGGCCGACCTGGTGCACCGGGGTGCGCGTGGTGCCGCCGTTCACGGCGCACGCCTGGATCGAGGCGGACGGCCGCCCCGTGGACGAGGGCGTACCCGACGACTACTTCACCCGGCTCATCACGGTCGCTCCCGGGAGCCGATCAGGCCGATGA
- a CDS encoding ROK family protein, with protein MHTDLVAALDIGGTKIAGALVDGSGGIVLRAQRPTPAREDGDTVMRAVEAVLAELAASPLWVRASAVGIGSAGPVDASAGTVSPVNVPGWRDFPLVARVRRVADGLPVALVGDGVAMTAAEHWQGAARGYDNALCMVVSTGVGGGLVLGGKLHPGPTGNAGHIGHISVDLDGDLCPCGARGCVERIASGPNIARRALENGWQPGADGDTSAAAVAVAARAGHPVAVASFERAAQALAAGIAATATLVEIEIAVIGGGVAGAGDVLFAPLRRALHDYATLSFVQRLTVAPALTGTDAGLVGAAAAASLGRDGEAAAVVSSRS; from the coding sequence ATGCATACCGACCTCGTCGCCGCGCTCGATATCGGCGGCACCAAGATCGCCGGCGCGTTGGTGGACGGCAGCGGCGGGATTGTGCTGCGGGCGCAGCGCCCGACACCCGCCCGTGAGGACGGCGACACCGTGATGCGCGCCGTCGAGGCGGTCCTGGCCGAGCTCGCCGCCTCCCCGCTCTGGGTGCGGGCCTCGGCCGTCGGCATCGGCAGCGCTGGTCCGGTGGACGCCTCCGCCGGTACGGTCAGCCCGGTCAATGTCCCAGGCTGGCGCGACTTTCCGCTGGTCGCGCGGGTGCGCCGGGTCGCCGACGGGCTGCCCGTCGCGCTGGTCGGCGACGGCGTCGCGATGACCGCGGCCGAGCACTGGCAAGGCGCGGCCCGCGGCTACGACAACGCCCTGTGCATGGTGGTCTCGACCGGTGTCGGCGGTGGACTCGTCCTTGGCGGGAAGCTCCATCCGGGACCCACCGGCAACGCCGGGCACATCGGCCACATCAGCGTCGACCTGGACGGCGATCTCTGCCCGTGCGGCGCGCGCGGCTGCGTGGAGCGGATCGCCAGCGGCCCGAACATCGCGCGCCGGGCGCTGGAGAACGGCTGGCAGCCCGGTGCCGACGGCGACACCTCGGCCGCCGCCGTGGCCGTCGCCGCCAGGGCCGGACACCCGGTCGCGGTCGCCTCCTTCGAGCGGGCGGCCCAGGCTCTCGCCGCCGGGATCGCCGCCACGGCGACCCTCGTCGAGATCGAGATTGCCGTCATCGGCGGAGGAGTGGCGGGCGCGGGCGATGTGCTCTTCGCGCCGCTGCGCCGTGCCCTGCACGACTACGCCACGCTCTCCTTCGTACAGCGGCTGACGGTGGCTCCGGCCCTGACGGGCACGGACGCCGGTCTGGTGGGTGCGGCCGCTGCCGCCTCGCTCGGCCGTGACGGCGAGGCGGCAGCGGTTGTCAGCAGCCGATCCTGA